In a single window of the Nakaseomyces glabratus chromosome B, complete sequence genome:
- the CRM1 gene encoding exportin CRM1 (CAGL0B02189g~Ortholog(s) have nuclear export signal receptor activity and role in cellular response to oxidative stress, mRNA export from nucleus, protein localization to kinetochore, ribosomal large subunit export from nucleus) produces MEGILDFSKELDITLLDQVVETFYQGSGAQQKEAQTILTKFQEHPDAWQSADKILQFSQNPHAKFIGLSILDKLITTKWKLLPQEHRIGIRNFIVGMIISMCQDDTVFQTQKNLINKSDLTLVQILKQEWPQNWPEFIPELIGSSSASVNVCENNMVILKLLSEEVFDFSAEQMTQAKALHLKTSMSKEFEQIFKLCFQVLEQGSSPSLIVAALESLLRYLHWIPYRYIYETNILELLSTKFLASADTRSVTLKCLTEVSSLDLPDNNSSMQQQTVQYFQNTLQQIASNVIPVTADLKSTYATANGSDQSFLQDFAMFLTTYLSHHRSLLESNENLKELLLNAHQYLIQLSKIDERELFKTTLDYWHNLVSDLFYEVQHLPANELNPLMQLSVGSQAVSTGSGAISPEFMKRFPLKKHIYEEICSQLRWVIIENMVKPEEVLVVENDEGEIVREFVKESDTIQLYKSQREVLVYLTHLNVIDTEEIMISKLARQIDGSEWSWHNINTLSWAIGSISGTMTEDTEKRFVVTVIKDLLALTEKKRGKDNKAVVASDIMYVVGQYPRFLKAHWNFLRTVILKLFEFMHETHEGVQDMACDTFIKIVQKCKYHFVIQQPRESEPFIQTIIREIQKTTSDLQPQQVHTFYKACGIIISEERNTVERTRLLSELMQLPNMAWDAIVEQSTANPALLLDAETVKIIANIIKTNVAVCSSMGADFYSQLGHIYYNMLQLYRAVSSMISEQVAKEGLIATKTPRVRGLRTIKREILKLIEIYISKAKNLEEVVKVLVEPLLNAVLEDYMNNVPDARDAEVLNCMTTVVSKVGHMIPQGVILILQSVFECTLNMINKDFTEYPEHRVEFYKLLRVINEKSFAAFLELPPAAFKLFVDSICWAFKHNNRDVEVNGLQIALDLVKNIEKMGNIPFANEFYKNYFFIFVSETFYVLTDSDHKSGFSKQSTLLMRLISLVYDNKISVNIYQDGEAPQGTTNQVYLNQYLANMLSNVFPHLSADQITGFLTALTKQYKDHIKFNGTLRDFLVQIKEVGGDPTDYLFAEEKENALQEQHRLEKERAAKIGGLLKPSELDDEDD; encoded by the coding sequence ATGGAAGGTATTTTAGATTTCTCCAAGGAATTGGATATTACTCTGTTAGACCAAGTGGTTGAGACTTTCTATCAGGGCTCAGGTGCTCAGCAGAAAGAAGCTCAGACTATATTAACgaaatttcaagaacatcCAGATGCATGGCAAAGTGCAGACAAGATCTTGCAGTTTTCCCAAAATCCACATGCCAAATTCATCGGGTTGAGTATCCTAGATAAGTTGATTACCACTAAATGGAAACTATTACCACAAGAACATAGAATTGGTATCAGAAATTTTATTGTAGGTATGATTATCTCAATGTGCCAGGATGACACAGTATttcaaactcaaaaaaaTCTGATTAATAAGTCTGATTTGACTCTTGTTCAAATTCTAAAACAAGAATGGCCCCAAAATTGGCCAGAGTTTATCCCTGAACTGATCGGCAGTTCTTCAGCTTCTGTTAATGTTTGTGAAAATAATATGGttattttgaaacttttaTCTGAGGAAGTCTTTGACTTCTCTGCCGAACAAATGACACAGGCAAAAGCTCTTCACTTAAAGACTTCCATGTCAAAGGAGTTCGAACAAATCTTCAAACTGTGTTTCCAAGTTTTGGAACAAGGATCCTCTCCTTCATTGATAGTAGCTGCTCTAGAGTCTCTTCTCAGATATTTACACTGGATTCCTTACCGTTATATTTATGAAACAAACATATTGGAGTTATTGAGCACAAAGTTTTTAGCATCTGCAGATACTAGATCCGTGACTTTAAAATGTTTGACCGAAGTATCGAGTTTAGATCTACCAGATAACAATAGCTCAATGCAACAACAAACTGTCCAATACTTCCAAAACACGTTACAGCAGATAGCTTCAAATGTCATCCCAGTGACTGCCGATTTGAAATCAACTTATGCTACTGCAAATGGTTCTGATCAATCTTTTCTGCAGGATTTTGCTATGTTTTTGACAACGTATTTAAGCCACCACAGATCTTTACTAGAAAGTAACGAGAACTTGAAAGAACTACTACTGAACGctcatcaatatttaataCAACTATCCAAGATTGATGAAAGAGAACTATTCAAAACGACATTGGATTACTGGCATAACTTGGTTTCAGACTTATTTTATGAAGTTCAACATTTACCAGCTAATGAATTAAACCCATTGATGCAGTTATCTGTAGGATCTCAGGCTGTTTCGACAGGATCAGGTGCTATCAGTCCTGAATTTATGAAGAGATTCCCATTAAAAAAACACATCTACGAAGAAATATGCTCACAATTGAGGTGGGTCATTATAGAAAATATGGTGAAGCCAGAGGAAGTTTTAGTGGTGGAAAATGACGAAGGTGAAATTGTCAGAGAATTTGTTAAAGAATCAGATACAATTCAATTATACAAATCTCAAAGAGAAGTTTTGGTTTACCTTACCCATCTAAACGTAATCGACACTGAAGAAATAATGATTAGTAAGCTTGCCAGACAGATCGACGGGTCCGAATGGTCTTGGCATAATATTAATACTCTGTCTTGGGCTATCGGTTCAATATCTGGTACAATGACCGAAGATACTGAAAAAAGATTTGTTGTTACAGTCATTAAGGATTTGCTTGCTCtaactgaaaagaaaagaggtAAAGACAACAAAGCTGTTGTTGCCTCTGACATCATGTATGTTGTTGGCCAATATCCAAGATTTTTGAAAGCTCACTGGAACTTTTTGCGTACAGTTATCCttaaattatttgaatttatgCATGAAACACACGAAGGTGTCCAAGATATGGCTTGTGATACTTTTATCAAGATTGTTCAAAAATGTAAGTATCACTTTGTTATTCAACAACCTCGCGAATCGGAACCATTTATTCAAACAATCATAAGAGAGATCCAGAAAACAACCTCTGATTTGCAACCACAACAAGTTCATACATTTTACAAGGCTTGTGGTATTATTATATCTGAAGAGAGAAACACAGTTGAAAGAACTAGATTACTAAGTGAACTAATGCAACTTCCAAATATGGCATGGGATGCCATTGTTGAGCAATCTACTGCAAACCCTGCTCTTTTATTGGATGCTGAGACAGTCAAAATTATTGctaatatcattaaaaCTAATGTCGCTGTTTGTAGTTCAATGGGTGCCGATTTCTATTCTCAATTGGGCCATATCTATTACAACATGCTGCAACTTTATAGAgctgtttcttcaatgatATCTGAACAAGTTGCTAAGGAAGGTCTTATTGCAACAAAGACTCCAAGAGTGCGTGGTCTGCGAACCATCAAAAGGGAAATATTAAAACTGATAGAGATCTACATCTCTAAAGCTAAAAATCTAGAGGAGGTTGTCAAGGTTTTGGTGGAACCACTACTGAACGCAGTCTTAGAAGACTACATGAACAACGTCCCTGATGCTAGAGATGCAGAGGTCTTGAATTGTATGACTACTGTAGTAAGTAAAGTTGGTCATATGATCCCACAAGGTGTTATTTTAATTCTACAAAGTGTGTTTGAATGTACACTAAATATGATCAATAAGGATTTTACGGAATACCCTGAGCATAGAGTAGAATTTTACAAGCTATTGAGAGTGATAAATGAAAAGTCATTTGCTGCATTCTTAGAGTTACCACCAGCAGCCTTCAAACTGTTTGTTGATTCTATTTGTTGGGCTTTCAAACACAACAATAGAGATGTCGAGGTCAATGGTCTACAAATTGCGCTAGATTTAGTTAAAAACATTGAAAAGATGGGTAACATACCATTCGCAAATGAATTTTACAAGAactatttctttatttttgtgAGCGAAACATTTTATGTTCTTACTGATTCTGATCACAAATCAGGTTTCTCTAAGCAGTCGACTTTGTTAATGAGATTAATATCGCTTGTCtatgataataaaatttctGTTAATATATACCAAGATGGCGAAGCACCTCAAGGAACAACCAACCAAGTGTACTTAAACCAATATTTGGCTAACATGTTGAGTAATGTATTTCCACATTTGTCTGCTGATCAAATCACAGGGTTCTTGACTGCTTTAACAAAGCAATACAAAGATcatatcaaatttaatgGTACATTAAGGGATTTCTTGGTTCAAATTAAGGAAGTTGGAGGTGACCCAACGGATTACCTATTTGCcgaagagaaagaaaacgCTCTACAAGAACAGCATAGATTGGAGAAGGAAAGAGCAGCTAAAATTGGTGGTTTACTAAAACCATCAGAATtggatgatgaagacgatTGA
- the CCH1 gene encoding calcium channel protein CCH1 (CAGL0B02211g~Putative calcium transporter; subunit of a plasma membrane gated channel involved in Ca2+ uptake; N-glycosylated integral membrane protein; required for viability upon prolonged fluconazole stress): protein MPMVKRQLTERYEPGNEAQDADDGFVPPFVNIVPPDSDEDKNSSSNSLPIRRIRKRGPYEDSDEGDYSDNDDDFEERVEYSPRRLEGTFGDDGELDGISEHDHSHRDDMISNTDTAHSDRVSSLGMSSKAESPSKKWEPRIANLFKSALGNNNAKQKPQLSLRTTSLSTNTQDKARKYSSSDEPGSPSAKSAVSFHSSGVRSNVLHRSNKSGESSPRRRSISTDGPPRSAKVLSIIDADDMDEFEDMKRGFQSAIEDKKFAWLPQLQQETESADELEAGDKSKLNIDIKSTLTPRGRSGSQFRNDSTEDLHFEPGLFSSPSKHSSRRPSIIASSIAHGLGINLEKDKNVDTVSIEVELPDFDEYENAKKRPPLILHGNSLGYFGPNNPLRYKVAHILLNKYYKIAHILLLTFLTALLAYRSYEPENFDFLYRFRNWSDYIIFILFILFTSNDIAKIFAFGFWDDSQMFAYHQLEYISLLERFGITKLYHLIKKKYGPKIVHFLLPFNVISDESEKETIQRNMKANISAKNDTNSKSLKFNCPRAFCRSSWNRIDLLSSVCFWLGMFLSINNYDKRVGIRIFKPLAAMRILRLVNTDTGITSILRGLKYGMPQLINVGSMLVYFWVFFGILGVQIFKGSFRRQCVWYNPENPNDRYQYQLQFCGGYLEPVTKKKMNYIFEDGREGPVSKGFMCPQYSKCVSSSNPFNGRVSFDNIINSMELVFIVMSANTFSDIMYYTMNSDEFSACLFFIISIFVLTIWMMNLLIAALVSSFQLAHEEFKKKKLEESSNESWPIRFALGYWRYFKVKASQTEFPSWAERGLKYYEKIEPVFIILIMFDLIMRCLIKDTSSQHFVTTLLRIDRGVTIVLFIESIFRLVLHIPNMWKFLTRFNYVYDLFVAILTLVITILANAGLLGHGYYWLSFFQITRFYRLVIYIGFTRKLWKEVLGNGIMIWNLTAFYFFFTFLASIILSLYFEGVIPQDQIEDQLLGMYSLPNSFLSLYSIGSTENWTSILYIIQQYSPNISSAFFSTVFLIIWFILSNSVILNIFIALISESLEVKEDDKRPMQIKHYLKHIYPQKIQRFRHASLLARIKKKIFRTDSQEDSRDFKQFLMRGTAIMNIAQNLGDLSKEFNTEQDRDIVTLLVRLTEYIPILRKFGIYSNNPFYKRNEIMFSETSDLNGRNYMLQLNEFEDEKLDYLQKHSMFNYSYYLFSPRHRFRKFCQKLVPPSYGKRTDNYKFYEDDTDTYSRKTYFNHIWRDLFVVFYAAATVLLIVFSCYVTPIYRMKRNMSSKNWVTYVDAAFLAIFCVEFIIKTVADGFIYTPNAYARNPWNLIDFFVLISMWINLIAFLRNDGNLSRVFKGLTALRALRCLTISNTARETFKVVLFNGIGKILEAGLLSLTLLFPFTVWGLNLFRGRLGVCNDGDLGRDECFNEFSNEVFQWNVMMPRVYDNPELYLDSFTSAFNSLFQIISLEGWTDLLGNLMNSTGVGKPASLLASTGNAVFIIAFNFLSIVFILNLFVSFIVNNQAKSTGSAYFTSEEKAWLESQKLLSQAKPIAIPTFHDISRVRIFLYNIAVEKNNIYYAIFLQTVTYIHIIMLLSLTYKDHGSGLLYSQVYFMFSTTVFLLQELFHVYGAGLRIYKMNKWNLIRIQILIVSFLLTLISFNVDRAYIWYHNVNGFFHLVIFLFIIPQNDTLSELIETAMASLPPILSLTYTWFILFLVYAIALNQIFGLTRLGPNTTDNINFRTVLKALIVLFRCSFGEGWNYIMDDLKVKEPYCSQRVKGNYSDCGSQTYAYILLISWNILSMYIFLNMFISLIIGNFSYVYRKGGTKSEVNRGEIRKYVETWARFDPDGTGKLDFEYLPKIMHSFNGPLSFKIWEGKLTVKNLVKNYMEVNPNDPYDVKVDLEGLNKELDSINMESIMNRRLQYRRFVQEVYYTQAYMGYMKFSTLLDLVPLYTTYDPRECLGIDQYVRHLYIMGKVDRYLDNERNVDVLDMVVTRWKHHLKRKYGPNYKLDQDSIKKDLNIKVPEIKTWNESVESVTTPRVSYGVNDFIWSPRNNSNSSAYSKPLPQSHARPIPPHIQISNSRVMEYTNRDSLSSLENIHNQSDEELKDPFRDI from the coding sequence ATGCCGATGGTGAAGAGGCAGCTGACGGAGCGCTACGAGCCAGGGAATGAGGCACAAGATGCTGATGATGGATTTGTACCGCCCTTTGTGAATATTGTTCCTCCTGATTCTGATGAGGACAAgaacagcagcagcaacagtTTACCAATACGCCGGATAAGGAAAAGAGGGCCCTATGAAGATAGCGATGAGGGTGATTACAGTGacaatgatgatgattttgaagagAGAGTAGAATACTCACCTAGGAGACTAGAAGGTACTTTTGGTGATGATGGTGAACTAGATGGTATAAGTGAACATGATCATAGCCATCGCGATGATATGATCTCCAATACCGATACTGCACATAGTGATCGAGTAAGCTCACTGGGGATGTCATCAAAAGCGGAATCAccttcaaagaaatggGAACCTAGGATAGCCAACTTATTCAAGTCGGCACTAGGTAATAATAATGCGAAGCAAAAACCACAACTATCTCTACGGACCACATCATTATCGACAAATACACAGGATAAAGCCAGAAAGTATAGCAGTAGCGATGAACCTGGATCACCTAGTGCAAAGTCTGCTGTATCATTTCATTCTTCAGGGGTGCGCTCGAATGTCTTACACAGATCTAATAAGAGTGGTGAGAGTAGTCCCAGAAGGCGATCGATAAGCACAGATGGTCCACCTAGATCTGCGAAAGTCCTATCTATTATAGATGCTGATGATATGgatgaatttgaagatATGAAAAGAGGATTCCAAAGTGCCATCGAGGACAAAAAATTTGCATGGCTTCCTCAACTACAACAAGAGACTGAATCTGCCGATGAACTTGAAGCTGGGGATAAGAGCAAATTGAATATCGACATAAAAAGTACACTAACTCCAAGAGGACGTTCTGGTAGTCAATTCCGAAATGATAGTACCGAAGATTTACATTTTGAACCTGGACTTTTCAGCTCACCTTCAAAACATTCCTCCAGGAGACCTTCAATAATCGCAAGCTCCATAGCCCATGGACTGGGAATCAACTTagaaaaagataagaaCGTAGACACTGTCTCGATAGAAGTTGAGCTACCCGATTTCGATGAATATGAAAACGCCAAGAAACGGCCACCATTAATTTTGCATGGCAATTCATTAGGGTATTTTGGCCCCAATAATCCACTGAGATATAAAGTTGCCCACATACTATTAAACAAATACTACAAGATAGCTCACATTCTTCTATTAACATTTCTAACAGCATTACTAGCGTACAGGAGCTATGAACctgaaaattttgatttccTCTACAGGTTTAGAAATTGGTCAGActatatcattttcattctttttattttgttcaCCTCAAATGACATTGCTAAAATATTTGCATTTGGGTTTTGGGATGACTCGCAAATGTTTGCCTATCATCAATTAGAATACATATCACTATTGGAACGGTTTGGAATCACAAAACTCTACCActtaattaaaaaaaagtatgGTCCAAAAATAGtgcattttcttcttccttttaATGTAATCTCAGATGAAAGTGAAAAGGAAACAATCCAGAGGAATATGAAGGCTAATATATCTGCAAAGAATGATACCAATAGCAAATCTTTAAAATTTAATTGTCCGAGAGCTTTCTGCAGATCTTCTTGGAATAGAATCGACCTATTATCCTCTGTTTGTTTCTGGCTGGGAATGTTTTTGTCTATTAACAATTATGATAAAAGAGTAGGTATTAGAATTTTCAAACCATTGGCCGCGATGAGAATTTTAAGACTAGTAAATACTGATACAGGTATAACATCAATTTTGCGTGGTTTGAAATATGGTATGCCCCAATTGATCAATGTCGGTTCGATGCTTGTTTATTTCTGGGTGTTTTTTGGTATTCTGGGTGTTCAAATCTTCAAAGGTTCATTCAGAAGACAATGTGTATGGTATAATCCTGAAAATCCAAACGATagatatcaatatcaacTACAGTTTTGTGGTGGATACTTAGAACCAGttacaaagaagaaaatgaattaCATTTTTGAGGATGGTAGGGAAGGACCTGTTTCTAAAGGGTTCATGTGCCCACAATATTCGAAATGTGTTTCAAGCTCCAACCCGTTTAATGGAAGAGTTAGTTTTGATAACATAATAAACTCAATGGAACTTGTATTTATTGTTATGAGTGCTAATACTTTCTCTGATATTATGTACTACACAATGAATTCCGACGAGTTCTCTGCGTGcttgttttttattatttcaatttttgtattgaCCATATGGATGATGAATTTACTAATCGCAGCATTAGTTTCATCTTTCCAACTAGCTCACGAagaattcaagaaaaaaaagcttGAAGAAAGTAGCAATGAAAGTTGGCCTATCAGATTTGCACTAGGATATTGGAGATATTTTAAAGTAAAAGCATCACAAACAGAATTCCCTAGCTGGGCTGAGAGAGGCCTAAAATATTATGAGAAAATTGAACCAgtctttattattttgatcatGTTCGATCTTATTATGAGATGTTTGATAAAAGATACTAGCTCACAACATTTTGTTACAACCCTGTTAAGAATTGATCGTGGAGTAACAATAGTATTATTCATAGAGTCCATTTTTCGACTTGTGCTGCATATTCCGAATATGTGGAAATTCTTAACACGATTCAATTATGTGTACGACCTTTTTGTTGCGATCTTGACATTGGTAATCACAATTCTAGCTAATGCCGGTCTTTTAGGCCACGGTTACTATTGGCTGTCGTTCTTTCAAATTACTAGGTTCTACCGGCTTGTGATTTATATTGGATTTACAAGAAAATTATGGAAAGAGGTTCTAGGTAATGGTATAATGATCTGGAATTTAACTGCcttctattttttctttacttTCTTAGCTTCCATAATCttatcattatattttgaaggGGTGATACCACAAGATCAAATAGAAGATCAACTTTTAGGAATGTACTCACTGCCCAATTCGTTCTTATCTTTGTACAGCATAGGGTCGACTGAAAACTGGACATCAATTTTGTACATTATTCAACAGTACTCTCCTAACATATCGTCGGCATTCTTTTCTACTGTCTTTCTCATTATATGgtttattctttcaaacTCAGtgatattgaatattttcattgCCTTAATTTCAGAAAGTTTAGAAGTTAAAGAGGATGATAAGAGACCAATGCAGATAAAGCATTATCTGAAACATATTTACCCACAAAAGATACAACGATTTCGCCATGCTAGTTTGTTAGCGAGAATCAAAAAGAAGATTTTTAGGACTGACAGTCAAGAAGACTCTAGAGATTTCAAACAATTTTTAATGAGAGGAACAGCAATTATGAATATTGCACAAAATCTAGGAGATTTAAGTAAAGAATTCAATACAGAACAAGATCGTGATATTGTTACTTTACTAGTCAGACTAACAGAATATATACCAATTTTGAGAAAATTTGGCATCTACTCTAATAATCCGTTCTACAAGCGCAACGAAATCATGTTTTCTGAAACATCTGATCTTAATGGAAGGAACTATATGCTTCAACTGAACGagtttgaagatgaaaagcTGGATTATCTACAAAAGCATTCGATGTTCAATTACAGCTACTACTTATTCTCACCCAGACATAGATTCCGTAAATTTTGCCAAAAGCTTGTTCCTCCTAGTTACGGGAAAAGAACAGATAATTACAAATTCTATGAAGATGATACTGATACTTATTCTAGAAAAACATACTTCAATCACATATGGAGAGATTTGTTTGTGGTATTTTATGCTGCTGCAACAGTTCTACTTATTGTATTTTCCTGTTACGTCACACCAATTTACagaatgaaaagaaacatGTCCTCAAAGAATTGGGTCACCTATGTTGATGCTGCATTTTTGGCAATCTTCTGTGTTGAGtttattatcaaaacaGTAGCGGACGGTTTCATCTATACACCAAATGCTTATGCAAGGAATCCATGGAACTTAATTGATTTCTTCGTTTTAATTTCAATGTGGATTAATTTAATCGCATTTCTAAGGAATGATGGGAATCTATCTAGAGTTTTTAAAGGTTTAACTGCGCTAAGAGCATTGAGATGCTTAACGATAAGTAACACAGCCAGAGAAACATTTAAAGTTGTGCTGTTTAATGGTATAGGAAAAATTTTAGAGGCTGGCCTACTTTCCCTGACACTTTTGTTTCCATTCACGGTTTGGGGACTGAATCTTTTCAGAGGGCGTTTAGGAGTTTGCAATGATGGTGATTTAGGAAGAGATGAATGCTTTAATGAATTTTCGAATGAAGTGTTTCAATGGAACGTCATGATGCCTCGAGTTTATGACAATCCAGAGCTTTATTTAGACAGTTTTACTAGCGCattcaattctttatttcaaataatatcGTTAGAAGGATGGACCGACTTGCTTGGCAACTTAATGAATAGCACAGGAGTTGGTAAACCAGCGTCACTATTAGCTTCAACAGGTAATGCCGTATTTATTATAGCGTTCAATTTTCTGAgcattgtttttattttgaatctgtttgtttcttttattgTGAACAATCAAGCCAAATCAACAGGAAGTGCTTATTTTACTAGTGAAGAAAAGGCGTGGCTGGAGTCTCAAAAGTTATTATCTCAAGCCAAACCAATAGCTATACCCACATTCCATGACATTTCGAGAGTCCGCATTTTTCTGTACAATATTGCtgttgaaaagaataatatctACTATGCCATATTCTTACAGACAGTAACTTATATTCACATTATAATGCTGCTCAGCTTAACTTATAAGGACCATGGATCTGGGTTACTTTATTCTCAGGTATACTTCATGTTTTCCACTACTGTATTTCTACTACAAGAACTATTCCATGTTTATGGCGCGGGCTTAAGAATATACAAGATGAACAAATGGAATTTAATTCGAATACAGATTCTGATAGTATCTTTCCTTCTAACTTTGATATCATTCAATGTTGATCGAGCATATATCTGGTATCATAATGTGAATGGTTTTTTCCACCTTgtcatatttttgtttattattcCACAAAACGATACTTTAAGTGAACTAATCGAAACCGCCATGGCAAGTCTTCCACCAATTCTATCGCTGACATATACTTGGTTTATCCTTTTTCTGGTTTATGCTATTGCTTTGAATCAAATTTTTGGCTTAACTAGGCTAGGCCCAAACACTAcagataatattaatttcagAACAGTATTAAAAGCATTAATTGTTTTATTCAGATGTAGTTTTGGTGAAGGCTGGAACTATATAATGGATGATTTGAAGGTCAAAGAACCTTATTGTAGCCAAAGGGTGAAGGGTAATTATTCAGATTGTGGATCTCAAACATATGCTTACATTCTATTGATATCATGGAATATATTGTCCATGTACATCTTCTTGAATATGTTTATCTCACTGATTATCGGCAACTTTAGTTATGTATACAGAAAAGGTGGTACCAAATCTGAAGTTAACAGAGGagaaatcagaaaataTGTTGAAACTTGGGCAAGGTTTGACCCGGATGGTACTGGTAAGCTGGACTTCGAGTATCTACCGAAGATAATGCACTCATTTAATGGCCCTCTCTCTTTTAAAATTTGGGAGGGCAAACTCACTGTCAAGAACCTAGTCAAGAACTATATGGAAGTGAACCCTAATGATCCTTACGATGTAAAAGTTGATTTAGAAGGTCTGAACAAGGAGCTTGACAGCATTAATATGGAATCTATTATGAATAGAAGACTACAGTATAGGAGGTTTGTTCAAGAAGTATATTACACACAAGCTTATATGGGCTACATGAAATTTTCAACTTTGTTGGATCTGGTACCACTGTATACCACTTATGATCCAAGAGAGTGTCTTGGAATTGATCAATACGTGCGCCACCTATACATCATGGGCAAAGTAGACAGATATTTAGATAACGAGAGGAATGTGGACGTTTTAGATATGGTTGTTACCAGGTGGAAACATCACCTCAAGAGAAAATACGGACCCAATTACAAATTAGACCAGGACAGTATCAAGAAGGATCTAAACATAAAAGTTCctgaaataaaaacttgGAATGAATCAGTTGAATCAGTGACAACCCCAAGAGTCAGCTATGGTGTGAACGATTTTATATGGTCGCCAAGAAACAACTCCAATTCGAGTGCATATTCGAAACCACTTCCACAGAGCCACGCCAGACCAATACCACCGCACATACAAATATCAAACTCGCGGGTAATGGAATATACGAATAGAGATTCCTTGAGTTCCTTGGAAAATATTCACAATCAgtctgatgaagaattgaagGATCCATTCAGAGATATTTAA